acttttttttcgcgacgacgacgactgcttCGATCGACGCCCGAAAGTCAATCACCGCAGAGTAGCACCGGTTTTGCTGGGATCGCCTCTAATTGAGAGCGGAAGTTGTTTAGAGAGTCGGCGGAGCCCCGAGCTTGTCGTAATTGCTGGGAAGAGGCGCAAATTCCGCGCGCGCTCTGAAAAGTGAGTTTTTTGCTTACCTCGTCTTCTTCTGCTAAACTATGGCATAAGGTCGCGAGTTTTCCGCAATTAAGTTTGTAATGCACAATACCTACACAATGGTTACCTTTCTCCTTCAACCGGCTCTTGGCCTTCTGTGATGGACGCCAACGAAGACGACGAGCGAAAGGTTTTTTACTCTTTTCTTTTATgttgcttttatttttatttaacgtgCAAGAAGGGGCGCCACAACTAGGTTACTAGATCGAAGGGAAGATTGCAGAAAGTCCAGCGAGCGCGAAAGTGACTCGCTAGTTTGGTTTTAGCGTATATTAGTGGGTATGTCTAtctagctttttttttcttcttttttgccCTTGTTGTTTTGTCGGTGCCCTCCAATTCCACGCTCACGCGGACGATAATTAATTGTTCTATTTACTACACCTCTCGTTGGCACGCTATGGCACTCCTCCTCCCCTTGCTCCCTTTAATGGGATGCGCCCAACTCTTTATCGGGATTAGGGGAGGTTCGGTTTAGTGTGCATCGACCAAACATTTGATTTGACAGCTTTTCTAAACTCAAAATTGGCGACACTTCTTGAAGACGTCAAATCTACACTCTCATTGGAAGTTCATGATTGTTTGAAATTGGTTACCCCCTCCTAGGGAGGGGTCTAATCTGTCCCTGGTGGTGCTCAATGAATGACGGTCACGGTGCTGGCCGGTTCCGTCGTCAGTCAAGCCCTATTACAAGTTCAGTGGATCACGGCTTCTTTCGTTTTGTTTAAttcgtttttattttgcttCCCACAAGGGTACTCTCGCTCTCTGACTCAGCTCAGACCACTCGGGGGTTGCTCTTTATTTGGCCACGGCAGCAGAGGGCGCGAAATGGATGGCCGAATGACGTGCACGCTTGAACCTGGTGGTTCGAGTGTCCATCTCCGGGGACAAGTGCGAGACGTTTCGGTATTTTTCGCGTTGGTGATTTTGGGCTTGCGGTGACAGTTGGAGCAGAAATAACACTTTCGCGCGCGGGTTGAATTATTCATGAAGTTGGCTAATTGTTAGGCAACGTGTAAAAATAGAACTGTCAAGTTAAAGATTTTTGGTTATGTTTCTTAAGAAATGTCGTCCCGTTTaccctttccaaaaatattgtcaatattgaaaattcaatacTTTGTTGGTAGtttttgcattgttttcaaCGTTAGTATCAAAGGATTTAActtgtaattttaaatcaatttaaaaaaatacttcgcgatccttcttgacagaaaatgtcctacttgacagctcgttccaagcgGACCATAGGTGGTCCATCGAAAACATGTTGTCCTTGAAAGAATCAgtcagaaatgggttttaagCATTTCTATCAACGTCATACAGAAAAAttaatatatgggtcattccaggttaACTGAGTACAcctttggactcgaccttcaccgatttggaccaaacttggagggaacgttcatctatcgatagttaacagaaatcccaagtttggtgctgattgaaccatccctctatttttggcaccgtccccttttttgacgattttctaaaaaacttgtttttcttttaatcataactttgcaactatttaagcaaaagactttctaaaggtggcattttatagaaaattctcCAAGGTatccaacaaaaataaaattttaactaatattatattttaacgtattaagtattaaaattcagttttgaccaattccttatatttttatttgttttattttatcaccatcgtgttccccggacaattttacatagcaatcaatgtagacctcaaactaaaatgaacggttggcgagatacagcgattttactgaaaaagaaagtttgattttgcgctgcactctgtcctatgaattttcactccgaaataagtttctcccatataaaaaccgaactatgcgggattcacccctttttgttgaaaagtacaccatgtacttccgacTGCTGCGCAAAACCAAACTTTATTcggtaaaatcgctgtatctcgccaaccgttcattttagtttgaggtctacattgattattatgtaaaattgtccggggaacacgatggtgataaaataaaacaaataaaaatataaggaattggtcaaaactgaattttaatacttaaaacgttgaaatataatataagtgggcatttaagggttaaaattttaattttatcgaattcctaggataattttctataaaatgcaacctgtagaaagtcttttgctcaaaaagttgcaaagttatgattcaaagaaaaactagttttttagaaaatcgtcaaaaaacggGGCGGTGACAAAAATAGagagatggtccaatcagcaccaaacttgggatttctgttaactatcgatagatgaacgttccctcaaatcggtgaaggtcgagtccaaaagtgtactcagttgacctggaatgacccatatgctctagaaataatataaaattcataaactcatgaatttttattcacgattttatgaattttattcatgaaatcgaTTGGTTCACGAGTCAAAATGATTCCGAGAATAACTTGAAccttaatcttttttttgttcgaaataATCGGAATACAGAGAGCAAAAATACTTCTTCATTACAGTGCAAAACTAATCTGCATTTAAAAATCTGCACAGAGTGTGCCAACCCGAGCTGCACTCGGTTAATTAGAGAATATTTTACCTTTCTCTTCAACTTCCTCTCGAGCCAACAAAACCACaataaaaaactgttttccaGTGACATCAAGCAAACAACCAGTTGATCTATCCCCATCATCGCCAGTTCATTCCAAACCAAGCCAACTCGGTGATGAATTCCCGTAAATGACGATCCGATGCAGtgagcttttttttcaaatgttactatattattttttatttgcttttgttGCTCCTCTATgagagcacacacacactcacacaatctGGTGTACACAGGTATTTAATACCGTAATTCCGATTCTCTTTTTCTTTTCTGGATAGCTGAACCGAACCGAGAGAACTGAGGCTGATTTACGGACCGGTTACGGGGGAGAGGGGGCGTTTGATGTGGTGCTGTCCCGTAGATTGTGCGATGAACTGTCAGAAAatcattgaagttttttttacaaaacctaAAAATTCAGGTTTTTGAGAATGTCAGAAAATGGTGaagatattaaatttattagaatGTTGCAAATATCTGCAGAgaaaaaaagtctaaaattttcaaaagtaaagcAGCAGTGCTcccagaaaacttttttttacagacCTACATCTGAaacccttttgaaaaaaaattgaaagttttttgtgagggaaaactgaaactgaaaggtaatttttttgtacagtgttctatttttcaatttaacacTCACCGATCAAAAATTGCAACTCAACAGTGAGTTTCGTCTGATTCGTTACAGTACAATGTTTTCCAGTGTGTTTATGTGCTTGCTTTCGTTTATTTTCCCTCAAATACCATGAAAATTGTGCCGGTTTGTTGTAGAAATGACTGGCAGAATGGTTAACAATACAATTAGAGGAAgaacaaattgcattttattGTGAGTGAAATTACAATTATTTTGCGAAATCTACACATTTCTTCTAAACTGCGCATTTAGTTTTTTAACTTtctctcgaaaaaaaataaccttttttaaaaacttatcaACATCTCATCTCCATCTGGAAACAAAACCCAATATTGTGCAATTCCTTTCGGTTTCGATTCGTGCTGAAAGACAATTTTCTCCAGTACTCGACGTTGAAATACGCGACGTTCGCGGCACAAAAAgcaataaaacaatcaaaatgtcATTGTCAAGTAATCAAATCGTTCACGCGGCATGCTGCAATCTAtcgtttattttattatttttcttttctccGATCTTCCCTGATTTGTCGTGTACCACTGACTTTGACACTGCTAGAAGGGTTCGTTCATAAATTACGTGAATTTAATAAGATCAAATTGAACGTATTCGAAcatttgttctaaattaaattaacgtgtagtttaaaaatttcaatgttaattctcaaaaaaaaaattttttttagtttgctgATTTTTCGGTTTGCTtttaccttttcaaaaaagaaaagaaaaaaagcacgGTGCCCATTGCACCACGATTATGTCACGCGCATTTATCTTTAACGATCTCGTGCTCTGTTGCATGGCCCCTCACTACCGTGCTTCCGTGACCCCAACCTCGACCCTCCCCTCCTTTATGCCTCCCATGTTTTTGTGCGTGTTTGTTCGTTAAAGGGTACCATGGGAGGTAACGCACTAGGTTAACGTAGCCAAGGTAGCACGCGCTCAAGGTGACGTAATAAAGGTGggaattcttcaaatttcaaaattatttttttcaatggaatttACAACTTTGCAAAAACAGACCATTTTCATTTGtctagaacaaaaaacaaacatctaaaagaaaaaatctctaaatctTACCTTTATCACAGAATCTTGACACGCATTTCGACTGCAAAAGACAGCACACAATCCAAAGTTATGATTTGTTCTGTTTGTCGTTTCGCCTCAACCGTGAATGAATGGaacactagcctgtcccattttgaggtcatgtcgaggaatttcaagtgctcacttcttaaatgatagattatgatgttaggaacaatgttttcttagacaagaaaaaataataaaatactttctcgcaccccctagtcgatttactgaaaaaagtcacttttttgaacaaattttctaaaatcgcttggaatcaatacaaaaactgtttcgatcaggtatgtattatcttcaaacgataggtttttgtccatagattaagatgcactatcaatattggaccaaaatttaactttttggactctcccaggcggatttgtgtcgaaaaaatcgcattttttcgaaacttttttcagaaatgttcatttaatttagggtagcctatttttcccagtgaaaccaatacatgcagcttgtaggaaatttcatggcgaacatttttccctctgagaaaatgcaatttcgacactctagagccgagatatttgagttttagtgaggaaaaaagtgccaattttcaaaatttctcagaattcagaagcagggcctactaattacacgatgtagcaagcatatgtctcaaaggtcaaggtatgcttttttatagtaattttgaccgctgaatccaaatctgaaatcaaatttcgtgtaaacagtgatgttttggagctacacccttttggaatgttatttgcgtgtttaagaggcagtttttgtaaatattactcggtttgttctagaggtcgtatcgaggtgctccgatttggatgaaactttcagcgtttgtttgtctatacatgagatgagggaagtggggtaaaacgggcattgaagtttgaattttccaaggatttcgaatatgacaaaattgagactaaaaagtgccgctatggatgctgtagggacaataactaacgttgtaaaatgtttttatagaaaaattgaaaaactatgagaaaaactgcgattggccaaaaagttattaccgtaggcttatagtccatgaaattccctaacttttgaactaaaagtgtatgggtgttggaggctgttgcaaaaagattttgaggttttaaaaaaatcaattttcaacagtaatttgcaaaagctatgagaaaaagttaaaccaatcctggatgtctatggctcattttgaagtgcttcaaaagacctttcgaatgcatctaagagagttttgaattgatgaagttttactaaaatgcgagcaattttaagattttttatgtttttggacctcaaacttcaatgcccgttttaccccacttccctttttcgtcgagggctcatatttcgcatgagttcatctcatgtatagacaaacaaacgctgaaagtttcatccaaatcggagcacctcgatacgacctctagaacaaaccgagtaatatttacaaaaactgcctcttaaacacgcaaataacattccaaaagggtgtagctccaaaacatcactgtttacacgaaatttgatttcagatttggattcagcggtcaaaattactataaaaaagcataccttgacctttgagacatatgcttgctacatcgtgtaattagtaggccctgcttctgaattctgagaaattttgaaaattggcacttttttcctcactaaaactcaaatatctcggctctagagtgtcgaaattgcattttctcagagggaaaaatgttcgccatgaaatttcctacaagctgcatgtattggtttcactaggaaaaataggctaccctaaattaaatgaacatttctgaaaaaagtttcgaaaaaatgcgattttttcgacacaaatccgcctgggagagtccaaaaagttaaattttggtccaatattgatagtgcatcttaatctatggacaaaaacctatcgtttgaagataatacacacctgatcgaaacagtttttgtattgattccaagcgattttagaaaatttgttcaaaaaaatgagttttttcagtaaatcgactagggggtgcgagaaagtattttattattttttcttgtctaagaaaacattgttcctaacatcataatctatcatttaagaagtgagcacctgaaattccccgacatgacctcaaaatgggacaggctaatggaACGCTATGAGCGCGATCCCAGCAGGCTTTTTAACGCATGTTTTGTGCGATGATTGACAAGTTCGATAGTTCACTTTATTGCACCTCAGGAATGTTAATTAGCGTGTACACGAGATGCTTCTAGGGTAGGAATGTTTTGAAGCTATTCAGATTGGTGTTCGGAAATATTCATAGtctgaaattgttatttttgaaagtgaattgaattttaaaataattattttgatgtgattttttcagaacaaaatcatagtttaaaaaaaaactccattttCTGACTCACACGCTAAACCATTATTGAGTGAGAATCACTAATTACTCAAAGCAACCCGTATCAATTCGCTATCACGACGGAGGGCCCAACCCCCAGTCCAAACAATTACCAAAGaggaaactttcatttttagcaCATTTCGTCATCATGCATCGACCCTGCCCCTAACTTGGTAAACAACACCTAACAACATAAACCACCTTCAGTGAACCACAAAAACCAAaccctcgtcgtcgtcggatgGGCGTCGACGTCATGGGACCTTATCGGTCCGTTCCCCCAAACGCTCCAAAGTTTCGTTTTCATTTGTTTTCTCAACCTGGCATAAGCAGTGATTCACATGAATAAATTcagaatttaacaaaatttctgccAGACTTCAGTTTGGTTTGACCTAAATTTGCCCAAAACCctcatttttaactttttattcaaTAAGCGTGTGACGTTTCGAAACGTCAAATCTTTACACGCTtggggaaaaataataaaactctGAGTTGAATTGACTTTTGCTGCATAGGCTTCAATGACGTTTCGATGTAAGCGATGTTTAATAAAATAgcttcaaaatttaacaaattagttaaaaaggtaaaaataaaCAGACTTGATAGATGATGTCTTAAAATCGaggatgtttttattttgtccaAAAGTTCAATTCTTTCACCCAGGAGCAAATTATTAATAAcatgttttttatttggctttatCTATGACCAAAGAGGCCATTTTGAGTTATTAAACACACCGATAAAGCATATTTTTCTGAGCACCATGATACTTTATATATGaagaaaaagatgcaaatttatgcaatttaattttaaaataaattttgaaaattcagctcACACTTTTTCTTGACAGTTTCTTGAATGACAGCTTGTTATGCTAGACCACAGTTGATTCATCGAATCACAGTTGATTTGTCAGTATTTTgcatgaaaatctaaaaaattggccattctccgccaacacacacagcagttgtcccaacctttcttcgatttgcgtgaaacgttGTCCTGAGGGGTAATTTTTgaccctgattacgaatccgagctccattttttgatacgaccccttccattttcgaacattagaaaaaatacgtgttttccaATTATTTGCAGCATGAAATGGTGGTGCTTGGaagtttggtgtcaaagagatgtaaaattggacgcctgatTCGAAGGCattctcagaattccgaaaaaagtatttttcatcaaaaaaaatgcaaaaaaaatcaacattctgccatttttcgttactcaacgaTAACatcctgggtgcagaatagttgtccgcaaagcggcctcaatttagaactgtcaaagcggaaccaatttactgttcgcaaaataatacaaagaagtggcaagtattgtgatcgatctataatttattttgtccggaataaaaaaagtcGCTGGCGTCGAGCTATtaaggtattcgaagtcaaaacatcttaagAAGAGATTTGAAATCGAGATTGAAATGATTCgttgctaacatttcaaaatcgctatgactcacgcaaaacctatgtttatgatgctattgaaatgttagcgacgaattatcaatgaCTATGAATGGtacctgccaaataatattggataatcttGCTCCAATGTTATCACTGCACTTCAAAGATACctaatctcggaacttccattcggttgctcttctgattcacgaaattccacccacttttgacacaatttttcatcacgtggaaaacaaaaaaggggcctcttttggccgcccatcgtttagtatacgaagaaaaaagtgggatgcacttaatttttcatcgaaaacatcaacatcaacagatctgaaatgtttcaaaacaaagcaaaaaaaaatgtcacgcttgaacttgaacatagccttctactttgtttatgtttacagctgtagtgctgtagtattagtgaggagcagtggggagctttcgaaaatcaagttacgcattctgtcttttcagcacccagataaCATCTattgagacatgtcattttaaggcgATTTTgatgaatctgcaataacccagaaggctAAATGTTTCATTGAGAACAAAATTTGtccttttaaaattacttttttttctagagtgtaacatttttttttgcttttagggtgtttttaaatacctatgagcagttctctacgaaatcgatctttttttaagatttttaatttttgtatttttaaatccggctgaaacttttttggtgccttcagtatgcccaaagaagccattttgcatcattagtttgtccatataattttccatacaaatttggcagctgtccatacaaaaaagatatatgaaaattcaaaaatctgtatcttttgaaggaatttttgatcgatttggtgtcttcggcaaagttgtaggtatgtataaggactacactgaaaacaaaaattatacacggtaaaaaaattggtgatttttaatttaactttttgtcactaaaacttgatttgcaaaaaaacacaatttttatttttttatgttttggtatgttttagggggcataaattgccaacttttcagaaatttccaggttgtgcaaaaaatctttggccgagttatgaattttcgaatcaacactaatattttcaaaaaatcgcaaaaaaaaattaactttatttttcgatgtaaaatcaaattggcaatcaaaaagtaatttagtgaaattttcataaagtgcaccgttttcaagttatagccatttttaggtaacttttttgaaaatagtcgcagttttccatttttttaaattagtgcaaatTAGTGACTCATGGcggtttcaaaataaaaaaaaaacaaaatttctgtttactagaccttttttcaaaaaactctagaaatgtcaacaaaatattgaaaatatttttttgaaatcgatgatttaaaaaaaaacttaaacaattaaaaataaataaatcgtgattttttaagcttaaaattaATGTCACGCTTTTCACTTAATCTGTTCTaatcttttttaaatcctattttaaataaaaaaaaacttcaaaaatatttggaaatgttATAATTACTTAAGAGTGTATTTAAGCTAAATTTTACAACCAAGCTTGACAAAAAACAATCAGATAATGTCCAATAACTTTGCTTTAAAACATTGTAGACAGTTGCTACAAAAAGAGCCTCCAAacgaaaaacaaacaagaaaaactttgtTTTCTCTGGCTTAACAAAATAGCATCCAACATGTCAGCAACAATTGGACCGAATATCAAtaccaaaaaaagaaacaatttggattttcgagaaacatatttttgatttaatctaatttttctTCAACATAGTTATTTtccgaaatttaattttaacctTGCCTCAAAATCGAAATAGATCGAAAGCCCATTTTCAAGacacagatttttaaatattttgatcacaTGTTTGTATGGATCGCACGAACTAACGAATCTTTTAGtaacgatgcaaaatggccGATTTGGTCATAAAAAGAAACTTCTGAGAAAGTAAAAATTGAATCGAAAATGTAAAACTTAATCGTTGTTTgatatctcagagaattgctcaataagtTTGAGAATTTGCCAAACGTCAAAACATTACACGCTTACGAAAACAAAGCCAAACCATGAGTTTAGTTCACTTTTGCTGCATGGGCCTGAGTGATATTTCCCCAGCAATTTAGTAACGCTGTTGAATTACGGAAGTACCGATGTCTCCGCTCTTAATTACTTGCGTAAACATGCATGCCACAATAGAGGCGGGTTCGCTTGGCGTGGCCAATCCAATATTACAAGCTGTTATGAATACCCACCCGAAAACAAACGATTGAAGAAGCACACGTGGTCGCCGCCACACCGCATCAATTGCGGTGTGGCTGACTCTTCTGCAATCGCAACCGCGCCCGTACGACACGCCAGAAATTTAATAAATGCTTCTCCGCTGGCGAGACTAGGTCAACCTAGAAGCGACGCCGGTCGTTGATCGCGCCAAGAAAGGTGGCAAGCATGTGTAATTTGTTGGGCGTGACACGGACGCCCCTTCTCCATTTGGAACCGTTTCGGGAGACAACTTTGGACGCGTCTTCCTCGTATTCTTCTTTTCGTTTTTGGGTCGGCGATGCAGTGTTgaatattcaaaagttaaatATTTGTCTTCTACATGTGCTACCTGTTTGCACTTCCTGAAAAAAGGGGTGCAACTGACGACAAAGCACCTATCACACAAGTGTTACATTATATTGTGTGCTGGAAAGTAGTTTATGGCTCCAACTTTCTCCGGAGACCAGTCACGCTCGCGCGTGGTGTGCCCTTTGACCGTTCCCGGTTCCCACCTAATCCACTCGAACGCTCAATTATTCATCAAAACCGCACTCGTGACCTTCTAACTTGCTAATCCTTTCCTTTTCCTATCGCGGCAGGTTCGGCAGGCGTGGTCCACCGCAAGTCCAAGCCCGTCAACAGGACGACAAATCCCGGAATAATGCTGAGGCGCTATGGCACCAATCGCGCCCAGTATTTACGCTGCCATCGTGACCTGTCTGGGATTTGCGTGCTTCGCGCTGAGTGCCACCGCCGTCGGGCTGCCGGTGTGGGGCCGGTTCCGCAGCCGGACACGTAAGTGCGACACGCAACCACGGTGGGAAGGATTAATATCtgaagttggatttttttttccttctcttgttGCAGCCGGCTTCGAAGACCAGGGATACTTTGGCCCGTGGAAGCTCTGCCGCCAGTTGACCTTTAGGGAGCGGTGCGGCAACGGAGTGTCGTACTTTAAGCCATCCGGTACGAGAGAGAGATTCAGTTTCTACCAGAAGACCCATTTCTAATCCAATTTCCCCCCATTCCAGATGCCATCTTCGCGTCCGGCCTGCTGGCCACCTTTGCCTGCGTCGCGTTCGGCCTGTACTGCGTGCTGTGCATCCTGCAGATCGCCATGATCTCGTCCCGGGACAAGATCGTCATGCGATACACAACTCTAGTCGTCCAGAAGCTGCTGCTGGCGCTGGTCGGGGCCGTGCTGGCCCTGGTCGGTGCCATCCTGTTCGGGGTCACCGCCGACAGCAGCCGCGGCCAGTTCGAGGTGTCCCGCGGGGCGTCCTTCTACCTGCAGCTGGTCGTGGTGGGACTCTCGCTCTGC
This is a stretch of genomic DNA from Culex pipiens pallens isolate TS chromosome 1, TS_CPP_V2, whole genome shotgun sequence. It encodes these proteins:
- the LOC120432252 gene encoding uncharacterized protein LOC120432252 encodes the protein MAPIAPSIYAAIVTCLGFACFALSATAVGLPVWGRFRSRTPGFEDQGYFGPWKLCRQLTFRERCGNGVSYFKPSDAIFASGLLATFACVAFGLYCVLCILQIAMISSRDKIVMRYTTLVVQKLLLALVGAVLALVGAILFGVTADSSRGQFEVSRGASFYLQLVVVGLSLCLAVAAVLDLVLARRPGGDPTMLPTVSIAGSGRSTPTTVINPGYRDNGRGGRGSRVGISVTDSSGRPYTGGSTATMASGSVQSMNTTLTSMTGSSTVSTTATPLRSSLKKPKPPSSDTLGIQNPGYQSPRLSRNGSVKKVRIQTHDTEV